The proteins below come from a single Cannabis sativa cultivar Pink pepper isolate KNU-18-1 chromosome 3, ASM2916894v1, whole genome shotgun sequence genomic window:
- the LOC133036223 gene encoding uncharacterized protein LOC133036223, producing the protein MLQALKTFSLTSGLYPNASKTTIYCSNIQLGEVYHIMQISGFIRQEMPFTYLGIPICGKKISGKECDILAERMTARIRSWSSRNLSFAGRITLINSVLIAIQAYWSQMMILPKKVLRSIEAICRAFLWKGQAMFQGAGSVAWNSICQPKASGGLGIKNLEAWNKAAICKYIWAISNKQESLWLRWVHSIKNQVWWDYSPSIHSSCVARQCLQDLKTWLDWHAQTSNLQELLKWIGKSKPSKFKKGVLSAAAVGLLYNIWRARNEAVWQKTRVNPSRIVEEIKWTLKIRIDRVMPKKIKNNDREWVLAL; encoded by the exons ATGTTGCAGGCTCTAAAAACATTCTCGCTCACATCTGGATTATACCCAAATGCCAGCAAAACTACCATATACTGTAGTAACATCCAGCTTGGTGAAGTGTACCACATTATGCAGATCTCAGGGTTCATCAGGCAGGAGATGCCATTCACCTATTTGGGTATTCCaatttgtgggaaaaagatCTCAGGAAAAGAATGTGATATATTAGCTGAGAGAATGACTGCTAGAATTAGAAGTTGGAGTTCAAGGAATCTTTCCTTTGCTGGGAGGATCACTCTAATTAACTCAGTTCTCATTGCTATACAGGCCTACTGGAGTCAAATGATGATTCTTCCAAAGAAAGTATTGAGGTCCATTGAAGCTATTTGTAGAGCCTTTCTTTGGAAAGGTCAAGCCATGTTCCAGGGTGCAGGGTCTGTTGCTTGGAATAGCATTTGTCAACCCAAGGCATCTGGAGGACTAGGAATCAAGAACCTGGAAGCATGGAACAAGGCTGCAATATGTAAGTACATATGGGctatttcaaataaacaagagaGCTTATGGCTTAGATGGGTCCATAGTATTAAGAACCAGGTTTGGTGGGACTACTCTCCCTCCATACACTCTAGTTG TGTTGCTAGACAGTGTTTACAGGACTTGAAGACTTGGCTGGACTGGCATGCTCAAACCAGCAACCTCCAGGAGCTCCTCAAGTGGATTGGGAAGTCCAAACCGTCAAAGTTTAAGAAAGGAGTCCTCTCTGCTGCTGCAGTAGGACTGCTGTACAACATATGGAGAGCCCGAAATGAAGCTGTGTGGCAAAAGACAAGAGTCAACCCGAGCCGTATTGTTGAAGAAATAAAATGGACACTCAAGATTCGGATTGATAGGGTAATGCCTAAAAAGATTAAGAACAATGATAGAGAATGGGTTCTTGCATTATAG
- the LOC115711455 gene encoding uncharacterized protein LOC115711455 produces the protein MREMSSSSSPTRSRSGSSNGEERPRFFDKKAKNICWANAEIIPGRHPERWRKDAAGNVVCKRFCNCNGCLCFEYDHIVPFSKGGESTAENCQILQTRVNRFKSDKDDVDATRLKGFSCDLKFSDKELDIIEMALYGDVVRPGKECRCKTVAEMLGQYKSKDRLAPCKLPYDEEAS, from the exons ATGAGAGAGATGAGTTCATCTTCTTCACCCACCCGTTCTCGAAGTGGTAGCAGCAACGGCGAGGAGAGACCGCGATTCTTCGATAAAAAGGCGAAGAACATCTGTTGGGCCAACGCCGAGATAATTCCCGGCAGACACCCGGAGAGGTGGCGCAAAGACGCAGCCGGCAACGTTGTATGCAAGCGTTTCTGCAACTGCAATGGCTGCCTTTGTTTCGAGTATGACCACATCGTTCCCTTCTCCAAAG gTGGTGAGTCTACTGCTGAAAATTGTCAGATTCTTCAGACAAGAGTGAATAGATTTAAGTCAGATAAAGATGACGTTGATGCAACTCGCTTAAAGGGTTTCTCCTGTGATCTCAAGTTTTCTG ATAAGGAACTTGACATTATTGAAATGGCACTCTATGGTGATGTGGTCCGCCCTGGAAAGGAATGCCGGTGCAAAACTGTAGCCGAAATGCTAGGACAATACAAGTCAAAAGACCGTCTGGCTCCCTGCAAGTTGCCATATGATGAAGAAGCTTCATAG